Proteins encoded by one window of Geobacter sp. DSM 9736:
- a CDS encoding YaiI/YqxD family protein has translation MKVWIDADACPRIIKEIVFRASERLKLPVILVANTGLTKHHTPLVSSVIVPEGPDVADDHIAENATAADLVVTADIPLAARVVAKGGVALDPRGELYTEDNVGEKLAYRDLMHELRVSGMVTGGPAQMGLTDRQKFASALDRTLTKMMRENVRS, from the coding sequence ATGAAGGTCTGGATCGATGCCGACGCCTGCCCGCGCATCATCAAGGAGATCGTCTTCCGTGCGTCGGAACGGCTGAAGCTTCCGGTGATTCTCGTGGCGAACACGGGGCTCACGAAGCATCACACGCCGCTCGTAAGCTCCGTGATCGTCCCGGAAGGACCCGATGTTGCCGATGATCACATTGCGGAGAATGCCACTGCCGCAGACCTGGTCGTCACCGCCGATATTCCTCTCGCCGCCAGGGTGGTTGCAAAAGGGGGCGTGGCGCTGGACCCGCGCGGAGAGCTTTACACCGAGGATAATGTGGGGGAGAAGCTGGCTTATCGCGACCTGATGCACGAACTGCGCGTGTCGGGGATGGTAACAGGCGGGCCTGCCCAAATGGGGCTTACGGACCGGCAGAAATTCGCATCGGCCCTGGACCGCACTCTGACGAAGATGATGCGGGAGAACGTTCGTTCATAG
- a CDS encoding replication-associated recombination protein A, with amino-acid sequence MDLFDNRAAAERLREAPLAERMRPRTLEEYVGQEHLLGQGKLLRRLVESDQLTSLIFWGPPGSGKTTLARIIANATRAHFIFFSAILSGMKEIREVIKEAEDERKFRGRPTILFIDEIHRFNKSQQDAFLPHVERGTFTIIGATTENPSFEVIAPLLSRCKVLVLNPLTEEETASILSSALRDEERGLGSQRLAIAPEALTFIAGQAGGDARVALNTLETAARLATEGVITLESAREAVQKKPLLYDKGGEEHYNVISAFIKSMRGSDPDAALYWLARMLESGEDPLFILRRMIILASEDIGNADPRALQMAVAALQGFQMVGMPEGRIILGQAATYLATAPKSNASYVGIDEAIAEVRQSGAQPVPLHVRNAPTRLMKDLGYGKGYLYAHAYDTGYVAQDYLPDQLAGKKFYRPAGHGYEKTIKERMEYLKGKEEKK; translated from the coding sequence ATGGACCTCTTCGATAACCGGGCGGCAGCAGAACGGCTGCGGGAAGCGCCCCTTGCGGAACGGATGCGTCCCCGCACTCTGGAGGAGTATGTCGGGCAGGAACACCTCCTCGGGCAGGGAAAGCTCCTGCGGCGGCTCGTGGAGTCGGACCAGCTCACATCCCTCATCTTCTGGGGGCCACCCGGCTCCGGCAAAACCACCCTCGCCCGCATCATCGCCAACGCCACCCGGGCCCATTTCATCTTTTTCTCCGCCATCCTTTCGGGGATGAAGGAGATACGCGAGGTGATCAAGGAGGCGGAGGATGAACGGAAGTTCCGCGGCCGCCCCACCATCCTCTTCATCGATGAGATTCACCGCTTCAACAAATCGCAGCAGGACGCCTTCCTCCCCCACGTGGAAAGGGGAACCTTCACCATCATAGGCGCCACCACCGAAAATCCCTCCTTCGAGGTGATCGCGCCCCTTCTATCACGCTGCAAGGTGCTCGTCCTAAACCCCTTGACTGAGGAGGAAACGGCATCAATACTTTCATCAGCCCTGCGCGACGAGGAGCGGGGGCTCGGGAGTCAGCGTCTCGCCATCGCCCCGGAGGCTCTTACCTTTATCGCAGGTCAGGCCGGTGGGGACGCGAGGGTGGCCCTTAACACCCTGGAAACGGCGGCGCGGCTGGCAACGGAGGGGGTGATAACCCTGGAGTCGGCAAGGGAAGCCGTGCAGAAGAAGCCGCTCCTATACGACAAAGGCGGGGAAGAGCATTACAACGTCATCTCGGCCTTCATCAAGTCGATGCGCGGCAGCGATCCGGACGCCGCCCTTTACTGGCTTGCGAGAATGCTCGAATCGGGGGAAGACCCTCTCTTCATACTGCGGCGGATGATTATCCTGGCCTCGGAGGACATCGGCAACGCCGATCCGCGCGCTCTCCAGATGGCGGTGGCTGCGCTCCAGGGATTTCAGATGGTGGGGATGCCGGAGGGACGGATCATACTCGGGCAGGCGGCGACATATCTGGCTACGGCTCCGAAATCGAACGCTTCATACGTCGGGATAGACGAGGCGATCGCCGAAGTCCGGCAGTCGGGTGCCCAGCCGGTTCCGCTCCACGTCAGGAACGCCCCTACCAGACTGATGAAGGATCTCGGATACGGCAAGGGATACCTCTATGCCCATGCCTATGACACCGGTTACGTGGCACAGGACTACCTACCCGACCAGCTCGCCGGAAAGAAATTCTACCGCCCCGCGGGACATGGGTATGAGAAAACCATCAAGGAAAGGATGGAATACCTGAAGGGCAAAGAGGAGAAGAAATAA
- the pfkA gene encoding 6-phosphofructokinase, translated as MKRIGILTSGGDCSGMNATIRSAMRTALGKGVEMLAYRKGFLGLIKNDHFLMDNRSVSGILQRGGTFLQSARCEEFKLETGRQKALANLHEAGVEGLVVIGGDGSLKGALTLHGMGFPVIGIPASIDNDIPFTDMSLGVDTALNNIIYAVDCIKDTASSHARAFVIEVMGRNSGYLASVSAIACGAEYAIVPEVQFDLSDICAHLRHRFQEGRDNAIIIVAEGAGEAKTIADAIKDAIGFETRVTVLGHYQRGGAPSVFDRLLGSRLGKRAVELLVEGESGKMVGLSCHSIVATPLEEVVRSAKMPQEDMLRLAEMLGI; from the coding sequence ATGAAACGAATCGGCATACTGACCAGCGGGGGTGACTGTTCCGGCATGAACGCCACCATCCGCAGCGCCATGCGCACCGCCCTCGGAAAAGGGGTCGAGATGCTCGCCTACCGCAAGGGTTTTCTCGGCCTGATCAAGAATGACCACTTCCTGATGGACAACCGTTCCGTCTCCGGGATCCTCCAACGGGGGGGCACCTTCCTCCAGTCGGCCCGCTGCGAAGAGTTCAAGCTGGAGACGGGGCGGCAGAAAGCCCTTGCCAACCTTCACGAAGCAGGTGTCGAAGGGCTCGTGGTGATCGGAGGAGACGGCTCGCTCAAAGGCGCCCTGACCCTACATGGTATGGGCTTTCCGGTGATAGGAATCCCCGCCAGCATCGACAATGACATCCCCTTCACCGACATGTCGCTCGGTGTCGATACCGCCCTCAATAACATCATCTACGCCGTGGACTGCATCAAGGACACCGCCAGCTCACACGCCCGCGCATTCGTCATCGAGGTCATGGGCCGGAATTCGGGCTATCTCGCGAGCGTCAGCGCCATCGCCTGCGGAGCCGAGTACGCCATAGTCCCGGAGGTGCAGTTCGACCTCTCCGACATCTGCGCGCACCTTCGCCACCGTTTTCAGGAGGGACGGGACAACGCCATCATCATCGTTGCGGAAGGGGCAGGAGAGGCCAAGACCATCGCCGACGCCATCAAGGACGCCATCGGGTTCGAGACACGGGTCACCGTACTCGGCCACTACCAGCGGGGAGGGGCTCCCTCGGTCTTCGACCGGCTCCTGGGGAGCCGCCTCGGAAAACGGGCGGTGGAACTGCTCGTCGAGGGGGAATCGGGGAAAATGGTTGGGCTTTCCTGTCACAGCATCGTCGCAACCCCTCTGGAAGAGGTTGTACGCTCCGCGAAAATGCCGCAGGAAGATATGCTGCGGCTGGCCGAAATGCTGGGAATCTGA
- a CDS encoding GreA/GreB family elongation factor, translating to MTNLITAAGLKKLQDEYDHLFRVERPKVVQGVADAAAEGDRSENAEYIYGKKRLREIDRKLKHLGSRLKVLKVAAAPANPDKVSFGCWVTYEDEEGNERTWQLVGPDEFDVPEGKISIDSPVGQALLNKRIDDEVTIVRPSGPLTVTILDITSKRPDGK from the coding sequence ATGACCAATCTCATAACAGCCGCAGGGCTTAAGAAGCTGCAGGACGAGTACGATCACCTTTTTCGCGTGGAACGCCCGAAGGTCGTTCAAGGGGTGGCTGATGCCGCAGCCGAGGGGGACCGTTCCGAGAACGCGGAATATATCTATGGAAAGAAGCGGCTGCGCGAGATCGACCGGAAGCTGAAGCACCTGGGATCGCGGCTGAAGGTGCTGAAGGTGGCAGCGGCCCCGGCGAACCCGGACAAGGTCTCTTTCGGCTGCTGGGTGACCTACGAAGACGAAGAGGGGAACGAGCGGACCTGGCAGCTTGTCGGGCCGGACGAGTTCGATGTCCCTGAGGGGAAGATCAGCATCGACTCGCCGGTAGGGCAGGCGCTGCTCAACAAAAGGATCGATGACGAGGTGACGATCGTACGCCCCTCGGGGCCGCTCACCGTGACCATCCTCGACATCACGTCGAAGCGCCCGGACGGGAAGTGA
- a CDS encoding ABC transporter substrate-binding protein, which translates to MKHNAAVLVMVMAFVLSGCDRGPEKKDVSREAVIIGIGSQVLSTPILMAHEKGFFAAEGLDVTLKQFTFGKLALEALFAGQVNFATAAETPIVMNSFSRTDYAVVGTFVHNYDDSKILVRTDRGIKTVADLKGKRVGTTLGTSAHFYLDAYLNYYGMLISQVTLLDIPQKDLPDALARGEVDAVSVFEPYGYSTLAQLPEKSARLPKTELLRETFSLVAMKSYLLGHPETVKKILKAVERADAFILSNREQSIRTIAKRLDLDRKFLDTTWDDYRFDLSLDQTLLLTYEDVAQWAIHNRLTEKRQMPDYWNFLYIDGMKSVRPEAVRILR; encoded by the coding sequence TTGAAACATAACGCTGCCGTTCTCGTAATGGTTATGGCTTTTGTTCTTTCCGGCTGCGACAGAGGGCCGGAAAAAAAGGATGTCTCAAGAGAGGCCGTAATAATTGGCATCGGATCCCAGGTGCTCTCCACCCCCATCTTAATGGCACATGAAAAAGGATTCTTCGCTGCCGAGGGGCTGGATGTGACACTGAAGCAGTTCACTTTCGGGAAACTGGCGCTTGAAGCTCTTTTTGCCGGGCAGGTAAATTTTGCGACGGCTGCGGAAACTCCCATCGTGATGAACAGCTTCAGCCGGACGGATTATGCCGTTGTCGGGACCTTCGTTCATAACTATGACGACTCGAAGATACTCGTTCGCACCGACCGGGGCATAAAGACAGTGGCCGACCTTAAGGGAAAGAGAGTAGGCACAACTTTAGGCACCTCGGCGCACTTCTATCTCGATGCATACCTGAACTACTACGGTATGCTGATTTCTCAAGTCACACTGTTAGATATCCCCCAGAAGGATCTGCCCGACGCCCTGGCGCGGGGGGAGGTGGATGCTGTTTCGGTGTTCGAGCCTTATGGGTATTCGACCTTGGCGCAATTGCCTGAGAAGTCGGCGCGCCTGCCAAAAACGGAACTTCTGAGGGAAACCTTCAGTCTCGTCGCGATGAAAAGCTATCTCCTAGGTCATCCCGAAACGGTGAAGAAAATCCTGAAGGCCGTCGAAAGGGCTGACGCTTTTATCCTTAGCAACAGGGAACAATCTATACGAACTATCGCTAAGAGACTCGATCTGGATAGAAAGTTCCTAGACACGACCTGGGATGACTATCGATTCGATCTCTCCCTCGACCAGACACTGCTTCTTACTTACGAGGACGTTGCCCAATGGGCGATCCACAACAGGCTGACAGAGAAAAGACAGATGCCCGATTACTGGAACTTCCTTTACATCGACGGCATGAAGTCGGTAAGGCCGGAAGCTGTAAGAATACTTCGATAG
- a CDS encoding ATP-binding protein has translation MLKRKLLVNIAVLVLTVLFVGIIVIFMLNRVNTARRQSELAGEIIITAFERTALRTDYLRTGNERARAQWFAKSRQIEELLSSASTTFTDPHDKKLLDDIIQNHEAVVKLFSAIVANREKAGGDRSTELADETESRLIRLLDMRVYDKAFYARELRDAAGKRLSAEMTHASWSILGLLVLVTVVAGFNSWSMLRIIMKRIGSLSRGAAMIGEGDLDYRLEDRGEDEFTDLVSAFNSMSEKLRRSYVALENEITERKNVEDALRINEERFRRLVEVSSQIVWVTDSSGEAVEDSPSWRAFTGRTYEQWAGRNWLNVVHPDDRKGLSEAWGTAVATGGPYRVEFRMLHHTGEYRHMSVQAAPVLHADGTVREWIGMNVDITDRKRAEEERERLLAEVQRSNRELEQFAYVASHDLQEPLRMVASFMQLFEKRYGGNLDEKGMTYIGYAVDGAKRMQKLIEGLLAYSRIGTGGGEFRLVRMDAVFQSVVTNLTVAIRDSGATVTNAGLPNIFGDELQLTQLLQNLIGNAIKFRKPDTLPTVHVSTERVGSEWVFAISDDGIGIEPEYSDRIFLIFQRLHTREEYPGTGIGLALCKRIVERHHGRMWVESRTGEGSTFFFTIPVLRREPEQGE, from the coding sequence ATGCTTAAAAGAAAACTGTTGGTGAACATTGCGGTTCTGGTCCTGACGGTGTTGTTCGTCGGTATCATCGTCATCTTCATGCTCAACAGGGTCAACACCGCAAGGCGCCAGTCCGAACTCGCCGGTGAAATCATCATCACTGCATTCGAGAGAACCGCGCTGCGGACAGATTATCTGCGGACCGGCAATGAGCGGGCGCGGGCACAGTGGTTTGCCAAGAGCAGGCAGATCGAAGAACTTCTCAGCTCTGCATCCACAACGTTTACCGATCCTCACGACAAAAAGTTGCTCGATGACATCATTCAGAACCATGAGGCGGTGGTAAAGCTGTTTTCCGCCATTGTGGCCAATCGTGAGAAAGCTGGGGGGGACAGGTCAACGGAGCTTGCGGATGAAACCGAGAGCAGGCTGATCCGCCTGTTGGACATGCGGGTCTACGACAAAGCCTTCTACGCCCGGGAATTGCGGGATGCTGCAGGAAAACGGCTCTCAGCCGAAATGACGCATGCGAGTTGGAGCATACTGGGGCTGCTCGTGCTCGTAACGGTGGTGGCGGGATTCAATTCCTGGTCCATGCTTCGGATTATTATGAAACGTATCGGCTCGCTGAGCCGGGGGGCCGCAATGATCGGGGAGGGAGATCTCGATTATCGTCTGGAAGACAGGGGGGAGGACGAGTTCACAGACCTCGTGTCGGCGTTCAACTCCATGTCCGAGAAGTTGCGCCGCTCTTACGTCGCTCTTGAAAACGAGATAACCGAGCGGAAAAATGTCGAAGATGCATTGCGTATAAACGAGGAGCGGTTCCGGCGGCTCGTGGAGGTCTCGTCCCAGATCGTTTGGGTGACCGACTCCAGTGGTGAGGCGGTAGAGGATTCACCTTCCTGGCGCGCCTTCACCGGCCGTACCTATGAGCAGTGGGCAGGCCGTAACTGGCTGAACGTGGTCCATCCGGATGATCGTAAGGGGCTTTCGGAGGCATGGGGTACTGCCGTGGCCACCGGCGGTCCCTACCGGGTTGAGTTCCGGATGCTTCACCACACGGGAGAATACCGGCACATGTCGGTGCAGGCAGCCCCGGTATTGCACGCCGATGGGACGGTCCGGGAGTGGATCGGGATGAACGTCGACATCACCGACCGGAAACGGGCGGAGGAAGAGCGTGAGCGCCTCCTTGCTGAAGTGCAGCGATCGAACCGGGAGCTTGAGCAGTTTGCCTACGTGGCGTCACACGACCTTCAGGAGCCGTTGAGGATGGTTGCAAGCTTCATGCAGCTCTTCGAGAAGCGTTACGGCGGAAATCTGGATGAAAAAGGTATGACATATATCGGGTATGCGGTGGATGGAGCGAAACGCATGCAGAAGCTGATCGAAGGGCTGCTGGCTTACTCCCGAATCGGAACGGGAGGGGGCGAGTTCAGACTGGTCAGAATGGATGCTGTCTTTCAAAGTGTCGTTACCAATCTCACCGTAGCAATACGTGATAGCGGCGCCACTGTCACGAATGCCGGCCTGCCCAACATTTTCGGAGACGAATTGCAGTTGACGCAGCTTCTTCAGAACCTCATAGGCAACGCCATCAAGTTCAGGAAACCCGATACCCTGCCGACGGTGCATGTTTCGACGGAGAGGGTGGGGAGCGAGTGGGTATTCGCGATATCTGACGACGGGATTGGCATCGAACCGGAGTACAGCGACCGGATATTCCTGATCTTTCAGCGGCTGCACACACGGGAGGAATATCCGGGAACCGGCATCGGCCTCGCCCTCTGCAAGCGTATCGTCGAACGGCATCACGGGCGCATGTGGGTGGAGTCGAGAACTGGAGAAGGCTCCACCTTCTTCTTCACCATTCCGGTTCTCAGAAGAGAGCCGGAGCAGGGGGAATAG
- a CDS encoding glycogen/starch/alpha-glucan phosphorylase produces MESLDTPPELVPELDTTMQIIKSFLEHLEYTLGKDKYTASRFDTYNALAYAVRDLLVERWLDTQQAYYNSDQKRVYYISMEFLMGRALANSLINLGRLDDFREAMTSLGFDFDEIIEVEQDAGLGNGGLGRLAACFLDSMATMSIPAYGYGIRYEYGIFRQKIIDGAQVEIPDNWLRYRNPWELDRQEHLHPVKFYGRVTTRVDDNGKIVYDWIDTEDVMAMAYDTPIPGYDTTTVNTMRLWSAKSTREFDLNFFNEGNYIRSVEKKMLSENISKVLYPADDIPEGKELRLKQEYFLACATVHDVLYRFRKKHDDLRMLPEKVAIQLNDTHPALAIPELMRVLMDQEGLEWDDAWRITVATFAYTNHTILPEALEQWPVWFFEHILPRHLLIIYEINNRFMEEVQRRFPGDVARLQRMSLIDEHWERKIRMAHLAVVGSHSVNGVAALHTNILKQEVFRDFYEMFPERFNNKTNGITQRRWLRAANPPLSRLVDSRLGNGWAKDLFELKKLRPLADDASFRQEWQRVKRENKQRLADYILRHNCMEVDVDSMFDCQVKRFHEYKRQLLNVLHVITLYNRIKADPKREVVPRTVIFSGKAAHSYVMAKLIIRLINGVAHVVNNDPDVAGRLRVVFLANYSVSLAERIFPAADLSEQVSTAGTEASGTGNMKFALNGAITIGTLDGANIEIMEEVGEENIFIFGLKAQEVAELKARGYNPWDYYHSNPELKQVLDMIADGDFSPEAPDLFRPVVDSLLNQGDRYLLLADYASYSACQERVSELYRNREEWTRRAILNTAGIGKFSSDRTIAEYAMDIWKVQTLAVAANARHCLHDKACRPE; encoded by the coding sequence ATGGAGAGCCTCGACACCCCACCTGAGCTGGTCCCAGAACTCGACACCACGATGCAGATCATAAAGTCCTTTCTCGAGCACCTGGAGTACACGCTCGGGAAGGACAAATACACCGCCAGCCGCTTCGACACTTACAATGCACTGGCGTACGCTGTCCGCGACCTTCTCGTCGAGCGATGGCTCGACACCCAGCAGGCTTACTACAACAGCGACCAGAAGCGGGTCTACTACATCTCGATGGAATTTCTCATGGGCCGGGCCCTTGCGAACAGCCTCATCAACCTCGGACGGCTCGATGACTTCCGGGAAGCAATGACTTCGCTCGGCTTCGACTTCGACGAGATCATAGAGGTCGAGCAGGATGCCGGGCTCGGCAACGGCGGCCTGGGACGGCTGGCCGCATGCTTCCTCGATTCCATGGCCACCATGTCCATCCCCGCGTACGGTTACGGCATCCGCTACGAATACGGCATTTTCAGGCAGAAAATAATAGATGGCGCGCAGGTGGAGATTCCCGACAACTGGCTCCGCTACCGCAACCCCTGGGAGCTCGATCGCCAGGAGCACCTTCACCCGGTCAAGTTCTACGGAAGGGTCACAACCAGGGTGGACGACAACGGGAAGATCGTCTACGACTGGATCGATACAGAGGATGTCATGGCCATGGCCTACGACACGCCTATTCCGGGGTACGACACCACCACCGTCAACACGATGCGCCTCTGGAGCGCCAAATCGACCCGCGAGTTCGACCTGAACTTCTTCAACGAGGGAAACTACATAAGATCGGTCGAAAAGAAGATGCTTTCGGAGAACATCTCCAAGGTCCTTTATCCTGCCGACGACATCCCCGAAGGGAAGGAGCTGCGCCTCAAGCAGGAATATTTCCTCGCCTGCGCAACGGTCCACGACGTGCTATACCGCTTCAGGAAGAAGCATGACGACCTGCGGATGCTCCCGGAAAAGGTCGCCATCCAGCTGAACGACACCCACCCGGCTCTGGCGATTCCGGAACTGATGCGGGTGCTCATGGACCAGGAAGGGCTCGAATGGGACGATGCGTGGCGCATCACCGTCGCCACCTTCGCCTACACCAACCATACGATTCTCCCCGAAGCGCTGGAACAGTGGCCGGTCTGGTTCTTCGAGCACATCCTGCCGCGCCACCTTCTAATAATCTACGAGATCAACAACCGGTTCATGGAGGAGGTACAGCGCCGCTTCCCGGGGGACGTAGCCCGGCTCCAGCGGATGTCGCTCATAGATGAGCACTGGGAACGTAAGATCAGAATGGCGCACCTTGCGGTGGTGGGAAGCCACTCGGTGAACGGCGTCGCCGCCCTGCACACGAATATCCTCAAGCAGGAGGTCTTCCGCGACTTCTACGAGATGTTCCCGGAGCGGTTCAACAACAAGACCAACGGTATCACCCAGCGCCGCTGGCTCAGGGCTGCTAATCCCCCCCTTTCGCGCCTTGTCGATTCGCGCCTGGGAAACGGCTGGGCAAAGGACCTCTTCGAGCTGAAAAAACTCCGCCCCCTGGCGGACGATGCCTCCTTCCGCCAGGAATGGCAACGGGTCAAACGTGAGAACAAGCAGCGGCTCGCGGACTACATCCTGCGGCACAACTGCATGGAGGTCGATGTCGACTCGATGTTCGACTGCCAGGTCAAGCGCTTCCACGAATACAAGCGCCAGCTCCTCAACGTGCTGCACGTCATCACCCTCTACAACCGCATCAAAGCCGACCCGAAGAGGGAGGTGGTCCCGCGGACCGTCATTTTCAGCGGCAAGGCCGCCCACTCCTATGTCATGGCGAAGCTGATCATCCGGCTCATAAACGGAGTCGCTCATGTGGTCAACAATGACCCGGACGTGGCTGGGCGCCTGCGGGTCGTTTTCCTGGCAAACTACAGCGTCTCGCTCGCCGAGCGGATCTTCCCCGCCGCGGACCTCTCCGAACAGGTATCCACTGCCGGCACCGAAGCATCGGGTACGGGAAACATGAAGTTCGCCCTGAACGGAGCCATTACCATCGGCACCCTTGACGGGGCAAACATCGAGATAATGGAAGAGGTTGGAGAAGAGAACATTTTCATCTTTGGGCTCAAGGCACAGGAAGTGGCCGAACTGAAGGCTCGGGGTTACAATCCGTGGGACTACTATCACAGCAATCCTGAACTGAAGCAGGTCCTCGACATGATCGCCGACGGGGACTTCTCTCCCGAAGCTCCCGACCTTTTCCGCCCTGTTGTCGACTCCCTCCTCAACCAGGGGGACCGCTACCTGCTTCTCGCGGATTACGCCTCCTACTCAGCATGCCAGGAACGGGTGAGCGAACTGTACCGCAACCGGGAGGAATGGACCCGCAGAGCCATCCTCAATACCGCCGGCATCGGCAAATTTTCCAGCGACCGGACCATCGCCGAGTACGCCATGGATATCTGGAAGGTGCAGACCCTCGCCGTCGCCGCCAACGCCCGCCACTGCCTCCATGACAAGGCGTGCAGGCCTGAGTAG